One Takifugu rubripes chromosome 19, fTakRub1.2, whole genome shotgun sequence genomic window carries:
- the crocc gene encoding rootletin isoform X2, producing the protein MSASENSDSNKLESVIQRLEESVLSEEKKLTVRGPSPDAPPACLPARVREIVTKNLSESPAGAMSSVMSLQEENRVLQGELARLEDLLAHSRADRDELAIKYSAISERLEQTLRFDTAQGDRDSPESRSLTQQNVDLRRRLDEEQAAYKRKLTAYQEGQQRQAQLVQKLQAKVLQYKKRCGDLEQILQEKTSELDKHLLTGVSEAANGRHQDEQSSNLEDALIRLEEEQQRSSSLSAVNAMLREQLEQAGIANEALSQDIRRLTTDWTKAREELEQKESDWRREEESFHSYFSSEHSRLLMLWRQVVGFRRNVCELKNGTERDLSDMRNELARTCHSVQVSCSSLSSVLHSREGGAVLALEREKSLRLQLEQQLRERVGEMMNFQTKADAEKSGLSLRLSDLLRESERLKGQIEERDTEIAVLMRKLKEQSVNDETDMQMMKTHTESLLDTLRDIAQTVLQEGDSSSEADQENSGTPLLALFHSSSTRRSTSPSRSSSQALLTDSALCALRSTVTNKTLQLQDVRGRLISSQSSIQQLRKQLSESDLAKREAEQRIQSLQRERDAAQREKETTLKEKERLKEDRDVLASEKVSLEKVVQAAQGSSQLLEMESKKLQLIVASAQRERDHEREQKEAAVLERDRAKAETQRIQKQLEQSESRLSSQRGELSAVRETHQKGEVERQVLEGERAQLSEALARAESRNAELSLLLNKLQSEEAALRDSLAKVGSLNESLAQDKADLNTYILQLEEEKSVLQAQKREAQQEKLTIRDELVRLEQDRLELDAARITLQHSLQDVELSQVGVDAELQSLREEKVKLQERVTQLCSEVSSLGSELSLAKGEGQRSEVALEEAGRSRAELARDKAALVVQLTASEKENTALSEELAAFRSERESLETSLFEMQQQLVQAESRREQLEAENQNLRLRSETAAVELRRLRSDGENVLAQAEREKQALTQTLNAAQLEAQQALHKAVSEHQEEVERLVSEKEALRDSLLMEQESALRKLRQEMEEPLHRAEREREELQEELRSLQHDRDQSLLQAETEKQQALSLKETEKAVLSDRVSCLQAELTAAALEAERMSRDAALYKEQEQIRVAALNSELQALRSQLEDASSLHERELQSAREACTDLQSHTDVALKELDQCRAALAANEETRDQLKRDVMDAERRQNQTVDTLETCRREVSELRRNLADITHEKDTLSHSNILLRETVRSAESERISVKRQHEEKEQKLSVLEESFASVQKEVTELRGCLREVERSRLEARRELQELRRKLKVLDGEKEQKEREVAELQTRLLLEEQREEEKAKELFAVRHKLTEAETARDFLKKELSMTQKRLVESESSWRSGERELSAQLQEARGCEKKLQDEAKNLALRTQAAQDSAAQSGLLLSETQGRLAATEAELIRAEAGKKDLEFRLNSIQSALTRTLGIGASGRRGRGRSPGGSSTSPGTISRHQSISPLRTSLSPPKEIQVCTPDTTLNSGAASPERGEAPLPLPQPELDPDALRSDLRDFMQELRETQRERDDAKCRVGLLERELEEMLGDQDSTQSRLTHLQKAFQEYQEGKRGLEERLSTTQILLQQQEEAVRRADRDRRAVTDRLRDLERALQVSETDKKNMQDQLNKQRAAEMRLDSERRRLREALEAAEARATRVELGRRSLEGELQRLKLSLGDRETESQNSQERYDSLMKQLSEGEARTSLLQRETERLSHSLLKSQEDESILKEKISSLRKSLQEAAASHSSHQSRLAALQKMLTEVEHDKRLLQQLEEARVSAAEGKRSSASISERIQSLQGELSHSERRREELEAELRSTQELLQQRTASLTEAQRSAQSAQVERATVEERLRGLQRAVAMLETEKKDAERQAVRLEKDKNALRNTLDKVERQKLMTEESSMRLSAAKGRLDRSLNTAEQELQEAQQQILMLQTQLADLEQSQGLCESLVRQREEAQREAERLRGSFREAEQTLGARERAHRHRVKGLEEQVSTLKEQLLQEMKRRQPSLPSPLMPAGN; encoded by the exons ATGAGCGCGTCGGAAAATTCAGACTCCAATAAACTGGAGTCTGTGATCCAG AGGCTGGAAGAGAGTGTATTGTCTGAGGAGAAGAAATTAACAGTTCGGGGCCCCTCGCCGGATGCCCCCCCTGCATGTTTGCCAGCACGAGTGCGAGAAATTGTCACAAAAAACCTCAGTGAAAGTC cGGCGGGGGCCATGTCCTCGGTCATgtcgctgcaggaggagaaccgGGTGCTGCAGGGAGAGCTGGCGAGGCTCGAGGACCTGCTGGCCCACAGTCGAGCCGACCGGGACGAGCTCGCCATTAAGTACAGTGCAATCAGCGAGAGG CTGGAACAGACGTTACGTTTTGACACGGCCCAGGGCGACCGCGATTCACCCGAGTCGCGCAGCCTGACCCAGCAGAACGTGGATCTCCGCCGGCGGCTGGATGAGGAGCAGGCGGCTTACAAGCGGAAACTCACTGCTTACCAGGAGGGCCAGCAGAGGCAGGCGCAGCTCGTGCAGAAGCTGCAGGCTAAG GTGCTTCAGTACAAAAAGAGGTGTGGGGATTTAGAGCAGATACTGCAGGAGAAAACCTCAGAGTTGGACAAACACCTGCTGACT GGGGTCAGCGAAGCCGCTAACGGTCGCCATCAAGATGAGCAAAGCAGCAACCTGGAGGACGCTTTAATCCGCCTGGAGGAAGAACAACAGCG GAGCAGCAGTTTGTCCGCCGTGAACGCCATGCTGAGGGAGCAGCTAGAGCAGGCCGGCATAGCCAACGAGGCTCTCAGTCAGGACATCCGCAGACTCACCACTGACTGGACAAAAGCCAGGGAGGAGCTGGAACAGAAGGAGTCGGACTggcggagagaggaggag TCTTTCCACAGTTACTTCAGCAGCGAGCACAGCCGTCTGCTGATGCTCTGGCGGCAAGTCGTCGGGTTCCGGAGGAACGTTTGCGAACTGAAGAATGGCACCGAAAG GGATTTGTCGGACATGCGCAACGAGCTGGCGCGGACGTGCCACTCTGTGCAGGTGTCCTGTTCCAGTCTGTCCAGCGTGCTTCACAGCCGAGAGGGAGGGGCAGTTCTGGCCCTGGAGCGGGAGAAGTCCTTGAGGctccagctggagcagcagctgagggagcGCGTGGGAGAGATGATGAACTTTCAAACGAAGGCGGATGCAGAGAAGAGCGGCCTCAGCCTCAG GTTGTCCGACTTgctgagagagagcgagagactgAAGGGACAAATTGAAGAGAGAGACACTGAAATTGCAGTTCTAATGAGGAAACTTAAG GAGCAGAGTGTCAACGATGAGACCGACATGCAGATGATGAAAACTCACACCGAGTCCCTGTTAGACACTCTGCGGGACATCGCCCAG ACAGTATTACAGGAAGGAGATTCGTCGTCTGAGGCCGATCAGGAAAATTCCGGCACCCCTCTGCTGGCTTTGTTCCACAGCTCGTCGACGCGCAGGTCCACCTCCCCGTCGCGGTCCTCGTCACAGGCTCTCCTCACTGACTCGGCTCTGTGCGCCCTGCGCTCTACAGTAACGAACAAAACCCTCCAACTGCAG GATGTCCGAGGCCGTCTGATCTCTTCCCAGTCCTCAATCCAGCAGTTGCGGAAGCAGCTCTCAGAGAGCGATCTGGCCAAAAGAGAAGCGGAACAGCGAATCCAAagtctgcagagagagagggatgctgcccagagagagaaggagaccaCGCTGAAAGAGAAAGAGCGTCTGAAGGAGGATAGAGACGTGCTGGCCAG CGAGAAGGTGAGCTTGGAGAAGGTGGTGCAGGCTGCACAGGGCAGCAGCCAGTTACTGGAGATGGAGTCCAAGAAGCTCCAGCTGATCGTGGCGTCGGCGCAGCGAGAGCGAGACCACgagagggagcagaaggaggCCGCCGTTCTAGAGCGAGACCGGGCcaaagcagagacacagaggat acagaagcagtTGGAGCAGAGCGAGAGCCGACTGTCCAGCCAGCGTGGTGAGCTGTCCGCAGTGAGGGAGACTCACCAGAAGGGGGAGGTCGagaggcaggtgctggaggGAGAACGAGCCCAACTTTCTGAAGCGCTGGCTCGC GCTGAGAGCAGGAACGCAGAACTTTCCCTGCTGCTCAACAAGCTGCAGTCTGAAGAAGCAGCTCTCAGGGACTCTCTCGCAAAAGTGGGAAGCCTGAATGAAAGTCTGGCTCAAGATAAAGCCGACCTGAACACCTACATACTGCAG TTGGAGGAAGAGAAGTCTGTCCTTCAGGCTCAGAAACGGGAGGCGCAACAGGAGAAGTTGACCATCAGGGATGAGCTGGTCCGACTGGAGCAGGACCGTCTGGAGCTGGACGCTGCGCGCATCACGCTGCAACATTCACTGCAGGATGTCGAGCTTAGCCAGGTGGGGGTGGATGCCGAACTGCAGAGTCTCAGGGAAGAGAAGGTTAAACTGCAGGAGAGAGTCACCCAG CTTTGCAGTGAAGTGTCCTCTCTGGGATCAGAGTTGAGTCTGGCCAAAGGGGAAGGCCAGAGGTCCGAGGTGGCCTTGGAGGAAGCTGGTCGCAGTCGAGCTGAACTGGCCCGGGACAAAGCGGCGCTGGTGGTGCAGCTGACAGCATCGGAGAAGGAAAACACTGCGCTGTCCGAGGAGCTAGCTgctttcag GTCAGAGCGGGAGTCTCTGGAAACCAGTCTCTTCGAGATGCAACAGCAGCTAGTTCAGGCAGAATCTCGGCGGGAACAGCTGGAGGCGGAGAACCAAAACCTCCGGTTGCGCAGCGAGACTGCAGCGG TTGAACTGAGGCGCCTGCGCTCAGATGGCGAGAATGTGTTGGCCCAGGCTGAGAGGGAGAAACAGGCTCTGACTCAGACCCTAAATGCCGCACAGCTGGAGGCCCAGCAGGCCTTGCACAAGGCCGTCTCTGAAcatcaggaggaggtggagagactGGTCTCAGAAAAG GAGGCTTTACGAGACAgcctgctgatggagcaggagtcTGCCCTGAGAAAGCTGaggcaggagatggaggagccGCTCCACAGGGCAGAGAGGGAacgagaggagctgcaggaagagctgaggaGTCTCCAGCACGACAGAGATCAGAGTCTGCTGCAAGCCGAGACGGAGAAGCAACAG GCTCTGTCTTTGAAGGAGACGGAGAAGGCCGTGCTGTCTGACAGGGTGTCGTGCCTGCAGGCGGAGCTGACAGCCGCAGCCCTGGAGGCCGAGCGAATGTCGAGAGACGCCGCTCTCTACAaagagcaggagcag ATCAGAGTCGCGGCGCTGAACAGCGAGCTGCAGGCCCTCCGCTCTCAGCTGGAGGATGCCTCTTCTCTTCACGAAAGGGAGCTCCAGAGTGCCAGAGAGGCTTGTACCGACCTGCAGTCTCACACTGATGTTGCTCTAAAAGAG CTGGATCAATGCAGAGCCGCGCTCGCCGCTAACGAAGAAACCAGGGACCAGCTGAAACGCGATGTGATGGACGCTGAGCGGCGGCAAAACCAAACAGTGGACACCTTGGAGACCTGCAGGAGAGAGGTGTCAGAGCTACGACGCAACCTTGCTGACATCACCCACGAGAAGGACACTCTGAGCCACTCAAATATTCTGCTGAGGGAGACTGTGCGAAGTGCCGAATCAGAGAGAATCAG TGTGAAACGGCAGCATgaagagaaggagcagaagctgAGTGTGCTGGAGGAGAGTTTTGCATCCGTTCAAAAGGAGGTTACGGAGCTGCGCGGCTGCCTGCGGGAGGTCGAAAGGTCGCGACTCGAAGCTCGACGAGAACTTCAGGAGCTACGCAGAAAG ctgaaggtccTGGAtggggagaaggagcagaaagaaagagaggtggcagagctgcagactcGCCTGCTGctagaggagcagagggaggaagagaaagcaaAAGAGCTTTTCGCAGTCAGACACAAGTTAACTGAAGCCGAAACTGCTCGGGACTTTCTCAagaaggag CTGTCCATGACCCAGAAGCGGCTGGTGGAGTCCGAGTCCAGCTGGCGAAGCGGTGAAAGAGAACTGAGCGCTCAGCTGCAGGAGGCTCGTGGCTGCGAGAAAAAGCTGCAGGATGAAGCAAAGAACCTCGCCCTGCGCACCCAGGCAGCCCAGGACTCTGCCGCACAGTCCGGCCTGCTTCTGAGTGAAACCCAGGGTCGGTTAGCTGCCACGGAGGCCGAGCTAATCCGAGCCGAGGCTGGGAAGAAAGACCTGGAGTTTCGCCTGAACAGCATTCAGTCCGCGCTAACACGGACATTGGGTATCGGAGCGAGTGGCAGGAGAGGACGGGGTAGGAGCCCAGGAGGTAGCTCGACATCACCGGGCACCATATCGCGTCACCAGAGCATTTCGCCACTGCGGACCTCGCTATCGCCTCCCAAAG AAATTCAAGTCTGCACCCCTGACACTACTTTAAATTCGGGAGCGGCATCTCCTGAGAGAGGGGAAGCACCACTGCCGCTTCCTCAGCCCGAGTTGGACCCTGACGCCCTGCGGAGCGACCTGAGAGACTTCATGCAGGAGCTGCGCGAAACCCAGAGAGAGcgg GATGATGCGAAATGCAGAGTCGGGCTCCTGGAGCGGGAGTTGGAGGAGATGTTGGGGGACCAAGACTCCACTCAGAGTCGCCTAACTCATCTCCAAAAGGCCTTCCAGGAATACCAAGAAG GAAAGCGTGGACTGGAAGAGCGCCTGAGCACCACGCagattctgctgcagcagcaggaggaggcggtgAGGAGGGCAGATAGGGACAGGAGGGCGGTCACCGACCGGCTGAGGGATTTAGAGCGAGCGCTGCAGGTGTCTGAGACGGATAAAAAGAAcatgcag GATCAGTTAAATAAGCAGCGCGCTGCTGAGATGCGCCTGGACtcggagaggaggaggctgcgTGAGGCTCTGGAGGCGGCTGAAGCTCGAGCCACCCGGGTGGAGCTGGGGAGGCGCAGTCTGGAGGGGGAGCTGCAGAGGCTCAAACTGAGCCTGGGGGATCGGGAAACGGAGAGCCAGAATTCCCAGGAACGCTACGACTCACTGATGAAACAG CTGTCTGAAGGAGAGGCCCGCACGTCCTTGCtgcagagagagacggagaggctGAGCCATTCACTACTCAAATCACAGGAGGATGAATCGATACTCAAAGAGAAGATATCCTCCCTCAGAAAGAGCCTCCAGGAGGCCGCTGCCTCCCACAGCAGTCACCAGAGCCGACTGGCAGCTCTGCAGAAGATGCTGACTGAGGTTGAGCACGACAAACGGCTTCTACAG CAACTAGAAGAGGCTCGTGTGTCGGCggcagaggggaagagaagTTCGGCCTCCATCTCTGAGCGTATCCAAAGCTTGCAAGGCGAGCTGAGCCACAGCGAGCGGAGACGAGAGGAACTGGAGGCGGAGCTCAGGAGCACACAAGAG ctcctgcagcagcgcaCAGCCAGTCTCACAGAGGCCCAGCGCAGCGCCCAGTCAGCTCAGGTGGAACGGGCCACCGTAGAGGAGCGGCTGCgggggctgcagagagccgTAGCCATGCTGGAAACCGAGAAGAAAGATGCGGAGCGACAGGctgtgaggctggagaaggaCAAGAACGCATTGAGAAACACGTTGGATAAG GTGGAGCGTCAGAAGCTGATGACCGAGGAGAGCAGCATGCGCCTGTCTGCTGCAAAGGGCCGCTTGGATCGCTCCCTGAACACAGccgagcaggagctgcaggaagcccagcagcagatcctgatgctgcag ACGCAGCTGGCTGATCTGGAACAGTCACAAGGGCTGTGCGAGAGTCTGGTGAGGCAGCGCGAGGAGGCCCAGCGGGAGGCCGAGAGACTCAGGGGCAGCTTCAGGGAGGCCGAACAAACGCTGGGCGCCAGAGAGAGGGCTCACAGACACCGGGTCAAAGGCCTGGAGGAACAG GTTTCCACCttgaaggagcagctgctgcaggagatgaaGCGCCGGCAGCCTTCTCTTCCGTCCCCCTTAATGCCCGCGGGAAACTGA